One Blastocatellia bacterium genomic window carries:
- the galT gene encoding galactose-1-phosphate uridylyltransferase, translated as MQKRLVVESPRQRETRTRNVSGVWEERWHPLRQEWVIVAAHRQDRPWQGETVPTEPNSLPDYVPDCYMCPGNVRASGARNPRYQQTFVFDNDFPCVGWDAPEVLEHPPGIYRNRPARGRARVVCYSPKHNVTLAELEVADIVNLLAVWKDQYLELGQHPEVAHVLIFENKGEVVGVSNPHPHCQIYATNFVFKYIETEVQASQQHLRETGRILFQDILAAERQDGRRILCENDTAIAFVPYFARYAYEVFVAPKATHPSLASLPAEQMHDLADVLKRVLVKFDNLWQMPFPYVMVLHQAPTDGGDYSSFHFHIEFHPPLRKPNLLKYLAGPEIGGGNFLSDTSPEEKAAELRRQPDVHYKQRSKETHA; from the coding sequence ATGCAGAAAAGGCTTGTCGTTGAGTCTCCCCGTCAGCGCGAAACAAGGACGAGGAATGTCTCCGGAGTGTGGGAGGAACGCTGGCATCCGCTGCGTCAGGAGTGGGTCATTGTGGCCGCGCATCGTCAGGATCGTCCCTGGCAGGGAGAGACCGTGCCGACAGAGCCGAATTCCCTGCCCGACTATGTCCCCGACTGCTACATGTGTCCGGGCAACGTTCGGGCCAGCGGAGCCCGCAATCCTCGCTATCAGCAGACCTTCGTCTTCGACAATGATTTTCCCTGTGTGGGATGGGACGCACCGGAGGTGCTGGAACATCCGCCGGGAATCTATCGGAATCGTCCGGCGCGAGGGAGGGCTCGCGTCGTGTGCTATAGCCCCAAACACAACGTGACACTGGCCGAGCTGGAGGTGGCCGACATTGTGAATCTCCTCGCGGTGTGGAAGGATCAGTATCTCGAACTCGGCCAGCATCCGGAGGTCGCTCACGTCCTTATCTTTGAAAACAAGGGAGAGGTTGTCGGCGTCTCGAACCCTCATCCGCACTGCCAGATTTACGCGACCAATTTCGTCTTCAAATATATAGAAACCGAGGTGCAGGCCAGCCAGCAGCACTTGCGGGAGACCGGCCGCATCCTCTTTCAGGATATTCTGGCGGCGGAGCGTCAGGATGGGCGGCGCATTCTCTGCGAGAACGACACGGCCATTGCCTTTGTTCCCTATTTTGCCCGTTATGCCTACGAGGTCTTTGTAGCTCCTAAAGCGACGCATCCCAGCCTGGCGTCGCTTCCGGCCGAGCAGATGCACGATCTGGCCGACGTGCTCAAGCGCGTGCTCGTCAAGTTCGACAACCTCTGGCAGATGCCGTTCCCTTATGTGATGGTGTTGCATCAGGCTCCGACCGATGGAGGAGACTACAGCAGTTTTCACTTCCACATCGAGTTTCATCCTCCGCTGCGCAAGCCGAATCTGTTGAAGTATCTGGCAGGCCCGGAGATCGGCGGCGGGAACTTTCTGAGCGACACCTCGCCTGAGGAGAAAGCCGCGGAACTGCGCCGCCAGCCGGATGTGCACTACAAGCAGCGCAGCAAGGAGACGCATGCGTGA
- a CDS encoding inositol monophosphatase — protein sequence MNGSVAELLEPLLRLHEEIRQAVVAACERHAPEELADIAEDDVGDTIYVVDRVGEDVLVDFLEREIATRAPIVLIAEGLAAGRMILPEGADEADARWRIIVDPIDGTRGLMYQKRSAWILTGVAANRGPETDLQDIVLAIQTEIPLVKQHLSDQVWAIRGQGVSARRWNRLTGRSEPLRLRPSRARTIAHGFAQISRFFPGARALLAALDDEIAEAAVGPVQPGKALCFEDQYISTGGQLYELMIGHDRFTADLRPVVDRSPSRSICCHPYDICTELIARELGVIITDVQGNPLRAPLAVEPDIAWIGYANEHIRAEIEPLLQAALRRRGFLPEER from the coding sequence GTGAACGGCAGCGTCGCGGAATTGCTCGAACCCCTGCTTCGCCTTCATGAGGAGATTCGACAGGCCGTCGTCGCGGCCTGCGAGCGACATGCTCCTGAAGAATTAGCCGACATCGCCGAGGACGATGTCGGAGATACGATCTATGTCGTTGATCGGGTCGGGGAAGATGTGCTGGTGGATTTCCTCGAGCGGGAAATCGCCACAAGAGCCCCGATTGTCCTCATCGCGGAAGGACTCGCGGCAGGCCGCATGATCTTGCCCGAAGGAGCGGACGAAGCGGATGCCCGGTGGCGCATCATCGTTGACCCGATTGATGGCACGCGCGGGCTGATGTATCAGAAACGCAGTGCCTGGATTCTCACGGGGGTCGCTGCCAATCGAGGACCGGAGACCGATCTTCAGGATATCGTCCTGGCCATTCAAACGGAGATCCCGTTGGTCAAGCAACACCTTTCCGATCAAGTCTGGGCCATTCGCGGTCAGGGTGTGTCCGCCCGACGGTGGAATCGTCTCACCGGCAGGAGCGAGCCGCTGCGCCTGCGCCCGTCACGGGCCCGCACGATCGCTCATGGCTTCGCTCAAATCTCCCGATTCTTTCCCGGAGCGCGAGCCCTGCTGGCGGCTCTCGATGATGAGATCGCCGAGGCCGCCGTCGGACCTGTTCAACCCGGCAAGGCGCTCTGTTTTGAGGATCAGTACATTTCGACCGGCGGGCAGCTTTACGAGCTGATGATCGGGCACGACCGCTTCACGGCCGATCTGCGGCCGGTAGTGGATCGCTCGCCGTCTCGGAGCATCTGCTGTCATCCCTATGACATCTGCACCGAACTCATTGCCCGGGAACTTGGCGTTATTATCACCGATGTCCAGGGTAATCCCTTGCGAGCACCGCTTGCGGTGGAACCGGACATTGCCTGGATAGGCTATGCCAATGAGCACATCCGGGCCGAGATCGAGCCGTTGCTTCAGGCAGCGCTCCGGCGACGAGGATTCCTGCCAGAGGAACGATGA